The Xenopus laevis strain J_2021 chromosome 7S, Xenopus_laevis_v10.1, whole genome shotgun sequence genome includes a window with the following:
- the apoa4.S gene encoding uncharacterized protein LOC399000 precursor (The RefSeq protein has 1 substitution compared to this genomic sequence): MLLKVAALALVLCAITGSQADVRTDKVVGAFWDYVSQLHSSTKDTVEQIQQSDISKQLNVLIQDNMKSVNLYAGELQSQLIPFAKQIHDQMTQDSEKLREQIQQELEKLRVKISPYADEVHKQVSKNLEELQLKLTPYAEELKSQLEKNTNTISQQLRSVVEEMDAKIRENAGNLQESLAPYSVKLQNQIDESVDQLRKQLNPYTDEVRDKIGHQVQKLRESLSPYAEEMQESLAKQIESMEFQMRKSVEQVDTQIKEFTEQLKNQLSPYADELKVKLQENAMDAKQTLEPYLTEISQQMDQKIAEFKVSITPYGEALNKGLVQRVEDMKQKFGKYTVTVQDQMEYLEKDIREKFSDFINKGITTEN; the protein is encoded by the exons ATGTTGTTGAAGGTGGCAGCTCTCGCTTTGGTTTTATGTGTCATCACAG GCTCCCAAGCCGATGTCAGAACAGACAAAGTGGTCGGTGCTTTTTGGGACTATGTCTCCCAGCTGCACAGCAGCACCAAAGATACAGTGGAGCAGATCCAGCAGTCGGATATCAGCAAACAACTCAA TGTTCTCATACAGGACAATATGAAAAGTGTGAACCTGTACGCTGGAGAATTACAAAGCCAACTCATTCCTTTTGCAAAGCAGATCCATGACCAGATGACACAAGATTCAGAGAAACTTCGGGAGCAGATACAACAGGAGCTGGAGAAACTCAGAGTGAAGATTTCTCCTTACGCAGATGAAGTACATAAACAAGTGAGCAAGAATTTGGAGGAGCTGCAGCTCAAATTGACTCCTTATGCTGAGGAACTGAAAAGCCAACTAGAGAAGAACACTAACACAATAAGTCAGCAACTTAGGTCAGTTGTAGAAGAAATGGATGCTAAGATTAGGGAGAATGCAGGAAATTTGCAAGAGTCTTTGGCTCCATATTCAGTAAAACTCCAGAACCAAATAGATGAGAGTGTAGACCAACTTAGAAAGCAACTTAACCCTTACACTGATGAAGTGAGAGACAAAATTGGCCATCAAGTACAAAAGCTACGTGAGAGTCTGAGCCCTTATGCAGAGGAGATGCAGGAGAGTTTGGCCAAGCAGATAGAGAGCATGGAATTCCAAATGAGAAAGAGTGTTGAGCAAGTGGACACCCAGATAAAAGAGTTCACAGAGCAGTTAAAAAATCAATTAAGCCCTTATGCAGATGAGTTGAAAGTGAAACTCCAAGAAAATGCTATGGATGCCAAGCAAACACTTGAGCCATATCTCACTGAGATAAGCCAGCAGATGGACCAGAAGATTGCAGAGTTTAAAGTTAGTATTACCCCCTATGGAGAGGCACTCAACAAAGGTCTAGTCCAGAGGGTAGAAGACATGAAGCAGAAATTTGGGAAATACACAGTGACTGTGCAAGATCAAATGGAATACCTAGAAAAAGATATCAGAGAAAAGTTTAGCGACTTCATTAATAAAGGTATTACTACTGAAAACTGA